The Xenopus tropicalis strain Nigerian chromosome 7, UCB_Xtro_10.0, whole genome shotgun sequence genome includes a region encoding these proteins:
- the macroh2a2 gene encoding H2A histone family, member Y → MSARGGKKKTTKLSRSARAGVIFPVGRMMRYLRRGTHKYRIGMGAPVYMAAVIEYLAAEILELAGNAARDNKKGRITPRHILLAVANDEELNQLLRGVTIASGGVLPRIHPELLAKKRGSRGKETILSQPVEKKKKKSGKSLEKSLAKKPKSGKNKLLKKDKLADGKEGASSSTSDDGPGDAFTILSSKSLMVGQKLSLTQSDLAHIGSMKVEGIIHPTSAEIDLKEDIGNALEKAGGKEFLEAVKELRKSHGPLELTGAALSQANGLAAKFVIHCHIPQWGSDKCEEQLEKTIKNCLSVAEDKKLKSVAFPSFPSGRNGFPKQTAAQVILRAISSHFSASSSSTVKNIYFLLFDSESIGIYVQEMAKLDTK, encoded by the exons atgtcTGCTCGAGGGGGGAAAAAGAAAACCACCAAGCTGTCCCGCTCAGCCCGAGCCGGAGTCATTTTCCCAGTGGGTAGAATGATGCGCTACTTGAGAAGAGGAACTCACAAATACAGAATAGGCATGGGGGCACCTGTATACATGGCTGCCGTTATAGAGTACTTAGCAG CTGAAATCTTAGAGCTTGCAGGAAATGCAGCCAGAGACAATAAAAAGGGGAGGATAACCCCAAGACATATCCTTCTAGCAGTTGCCAATGATGAAGAACTCAACCAG CTGCTCAGGGGGGTAACGATCGCCAGTGGAGGCGTACTGCCAAGAATTCATCCTGAGCTGCTTGCTAAAAAGCGAGGCTCCCGTGGTAAGGAGACCATTCTTTCTCAGCCagtggagaagaagaagaagaagagtggTAAATCACTGGAGAAGAGCCTGGCAAAGAAACCAAAATCTGGCAAGAATAAACTGCTTAAAAAG GATAAACTGGCAGATGGAAAAGAAGGGGCATCCAGTTCAACCTCCGATGATGGACCTGGAGATGCATTTACTATTCTTTCATCTAAGAGTCTAATGGTTGGACAGAAG CTCTCCTTAACTCAGAGTGACCTGGCGCACATAGGTTCAATGAAGGTGGAAGGCATCATTCATCCAACCTCTGCTGAAATTGACCTTAAAGAGGATATAG GGAATGCCTTGGAAAAAGCTGGAGGAAAAGAGTTTCTAGAGGCTGTAAAAGAGCTCCGCAAATCCCATGGGCCCCTAGAACTGACTGGAG CTGCCCTTAGCCAAGCCAACGGGTTAGCCGCCAAGTTTGTCATCCACTGCCACATCCCACAGTGGGGTTCAGACAAGTGTGAAGAACAGCTGGAAAAGACTATTAAGAACTGTTTATCTGTGGCAGAGGATAAGAAGCTTAAATCTGTGGCATTTCCTTCTTTCCCTAGTGGCCG AAATGGCTTCCCGAAACAGACTGCGGCTCAAGTTATCTTGCGTGCTATCTCCAGCCACTTTTCAGCTTCCAGCTCTTCCACTGTGAAGAACATTTACTTCCTGTTATTCGACAGCGAAAGCATTGGCATCTATGTGCAAGAAATGGCTAAGCTAGACACAAAATAG